The following nucleotide sequence is from Branchiostoma floridae strain S238N-H82 unplaced genomic scaffold, Bfl_VNyyK Sc7u5tJ_1495, whole genome shotgun sequence.
TTAGCAGGAACTTTTTGAGGCCTATTCTAGTAACTTAAAGCCATTTAACATATTCCACAATATATTTCATTGCACAATAGAATATACAACACTGCTATATTTTGACAATATCATCATTAACATTCGAGTGAATTCAGTTCTTCAGTAGTCCATAACCTAATGTCTGGCATCATCTACAGTACAAAGTGCCATATAAACTTAAGGGTTTTTTTTAAGCTGATTTTACGTAGCATTAGACACGGGTCTCGCTAGCAGTCTCGTGAGAATAGACGAGATTCCAGATTGTCTCGGAAATTCTAACGATACTTGATAATATCATGCCCATGCCTGTATGCAAACATGTTCGTTCAGTAATATAGAtctcctttttttaaaaactgatGTGACTTATACAGCGTCTCGCTAATAGTCTCACGATGATTGACGAGATTCCAGATTGTCTCGGAAATTCTCGCGATACTTCACGGTATCAGGCCCATGCCTGTATGCGCCCGTGTTCGTTCAGTAACGATACCGTCGGTTTCTCCAAACCGAAGAGGCGGACCTCCAGTTTCTCCAGAGTCGTACAGAGACCTCTCGCCATTTCTATCGGACGACATTTTCTCAACATGAGGAACGCATCTCTCAAGGTCATACCCTGGTGCGTCATCAAGTACTGAATCACTACTGCGGCTGCGCGGGATTTCCCGTGCACGCTGTGGACCAGCACCCGCTTTCCCTTCTTCCGCGCAGACTCGATAAACGTGTTGATCTCCTCCAAATAAGGCTCGATGTCGACGTCATCCTTGTCCTCGATGTGAACGTTCAACTTCGCGCGTGCGTGCTTGCTGGCCATCGGACACGTACACGGACATCTTTTAATCTGCTGAGCAAGCACTTCCTtagaggtcaagttcgaaaggTCAAGGATACAGTCTATGGAGTATCTGCAGAGCTGCTGCTCGTTGTACCCTGCTTCCAAGTCGCCGATATAAAGATGATCTTGAACTTCCGTGATATTGACGTCACGGAATGGTGACGTAGGGCTCATCGGAACGTCATCAACATCTTCAGAAACAGCTGATGACTTCGGACTCGGAGGTCTCTTGTCTAAGTTCCCTGTACTTCTGGACAAGCTGCTGGGTGCTAAACTCTCCTTCCCTAGACGATATTTCTCAACTTGCTTGAACCTGCCGCTCCCGTCCGTAGAAATGGATAGGCCCAACTTCCGGTGGCCTCGTTGTGGTGCGACCTGGTTTCCGGCGTTCGATTTCGCGCCAACGTTGAACACAAACCTGTCGTTTATTCTCGCCATTGCCAGCGGACTCACCAATCCGTTCACCAGATGGGAGGGCGGGCTGAGCTGGTTCGGGCTCGAGTCACAGCTTTCGGGCTCATCTACGTCACTTCCGTTTCCGTCGTTCCCAGGGAACGATGGCTCGCACGATCGTACGAAGATGAGATTCGGACAGGATCCAGTTTTAGACATCATCTGTCCTTCGTTGTGAATCTTTCTCGTTTCAAACGTTGGTGACCGTCTGGTTCTGTGTGCAACTTTTGGAGGGTCGGGTTCTGCAGATGAAGTGGACTTCCTGGCATGCGCCATTTTGTGCGCCATGAGTCGCAGTGGGGAGGGCGGCTTGCTCTGCAAGGCAACAGAAATCACatcaaacaaaacatcacagcctTCGTTCTAGTTGGATTTCCTGGGAACTGTTTGAAGGTCGTTTCTAGGACATGTTTTAAGATCGCAGACAGGTACACAGAGGTCTTCTGAAATGTTTGAAGACTGTCTTACACCAAATCAATTTGTCCCTGCAGGATGAGGATATTAGGTCAACGGCTTATGAAATGTGGGATGAAACAATGGGAATTTTTCATCTTTATTTAATAAGATTCTTAAAGGTTGCATCGCACTGACCGTcagttttgacatgttttgaaaGCAGAAATTCTCCTTAAGTAACGTTGATCAATACGACATGCACTTCTCTCATTCTTCATTCTATCAAATCATGTATGATATATAAGCCATTTAAGAGGGTATTATACTTTATGTATTTGCTTCCAGGATCAATAGGTTTATAGGGCGAAGCATTTACATGCACTCAGACTTGTTTCTTCACATCATAATGATCATAATGGCATAGgctatcaaaatattttgagTCGGCGTCACATAAATACCTAAGTTGCAGCCCACCATGGTTGATATTTGGAAACATTGTCAAAAAGTAATGACATATCTCTATTCCTCTGTCCAAGTCTATGCATTACGCAACATAAAACGTTACAGTTCTCGCCAGTTGAGATGGCCGTTAGGAACGGGTATTTGTAATAGATGTTTGGAAAAGACCATTTGAGATGGCCGTCTAAGATGGCACGATTTGATAAATGGCATCTTCAGGAGATATGGGATAGGAAATGAGACCCTTGGTGaagttttctttcttatcaGCACCTCGTAATTGCATCTCATTCTCTAAAGCACACTCACGACTTAATAGTCTATTTGCAAACGTTGCTAAGGTATCAACATGCAATTTTCCACTATTTGCCTCGATAGCATCAAGGCGTCTCATCCACTGCATAATATAGCAGATTTCTACATCTTTTGTGTTACGGCTTTTTTATGCTTCTATCACGTTCTTTAGATAGTTTTGCAAGAAAGCGTTTTGCAAGGACATCACATTTTTATAGATTTAAGCCGTTGAATGCATTTGGTGAAAATATCATCAGTGGCAGTGGGAAACGGGGTTTCCATGTAACTTTGTTGATGCAGTTAATGGTTCAATGTTATTCCGTTTGTGACTTATTTTATCACCATATAGAACCCCATCATATTACATCACGTTTCTACAGTATCAAGTCAACGAATCAATTTTTGCGTCTTTTTAAAGCCTTGCGGTGTTTGGGCATAATGTGATAACGAAATGTAGGAAACTCTGGCCTTTACTGCCAGTGGGTTAATCTCTGATTGACCCCTAAAGATCATTATGTAAGGCAGCAAAAACGCTATGAATTATATGCAAAAAGTTCTCTCCCTCGAAATGGCTTGTAAATTTCTTTAGGTCGTATTTCCCAAAATAATTTTAATCAGGTTCACATCGGATCAATGTGATTATGCGTATAACGGTTGGGCATGAAAGCGAAATTTGATATATGACTGAGCCAGAAAAACACTGTCTCGAAAAGaccttttaaactttttaaggtCTTACTTACTTCAGAAAATAATTCCACCAGGGTCTAATGGTCTTACATCGGATCGATATGGTGATGTATTCAACGACCCATATTTGAGACCAAATACCGAAGCTTATCTGACATTTACACTATTTGAGTAGTCGGTGCATGTATTGAATTTTCTTCGTCCTTGATATTGTTATTTTTTGGGTCAAGCATGGATTTGTTCGCTAGCAATGGAGCCTGGTGTTTGCTGCTAAGGCTAAGGGCTTTGACAGCAGATGTAAAGGTCTTTCATTATGGATTAACACTACATAGACTGTGAAAGCTTCTCCACGTACGTCAATGTTGTACACAAACTGAACTTTAAACATGAGAATTCTGTCGGATCAGTCTCCCCTTGAATATGATCCACTTGTGAACTTAAGACACAGTGCTTAACTGTTAATGTGGTCTACGTAGGAGacgtagggggggggggggggtggcggtGCTTTAGGTAGCGATGCAGCTTTCCTTGAACATTGGCCCAGACTAAAGTTACGTGTCCGTAACGTCAGGCGccaatatttatatatttatttattaatttgcaaattcatgcccgaaggctaatcgcaagggtacagacagtaaataAGTAagaagtgtctattctattcagctatctatatacatgattctacattctttactgggaggtttgacttcttctttggaggcagtggctgatgaaaagtcccacgtctttaatgactagtgggttctgtgattttaacaggaatcTGGATTTTTGGAGGTTTACCAACTGGTGAAAGTTTCAAATATTGTATTGATTGTTTGGAAAAGGTTGTTTATAATAATAGAAAACCATGATATCTTGAAAAAGGCAGAAGCATAATATACGTCTGACTGTCGTCTTATTTTCAATACTACTACAACATATACGCAGGGGACGGGGGGCGATACAACCTCCTTTGTGCATTGGCCCAGTACCAAAATAACGTGTACGTAACGTCAGATGACAGAGATAACAACCATGGTATCTTAAAAAAAGGCAGAAGAATATTTATAAAGGTCTAATTTTCAATACATATCGAATGTTGTGATTCAGAACAAAAATGACCTAACTGACCTTTTTCTGTAGCTTCGGAGACAGAAGAGACGAGGCAGAGTGCGCCTGCGCCTGCGTGAAGTCTGACGTCATCcgcttcgcctcttcagctgtgTTCCGTCCCGACCCGTCTGTGGACATGGACGCCGTGAGCTTCCGGTGAGTATTGCGCATGACAACCGGCGGGCTCTTACCCTTCCCTCCCCCTCCGCACGAAATGGTCAGGTCCGGACAGGAGCCATGTTGGCTGCTCTCAagtttccaagatggcgtcgatGACGTGCTCCCGGAAATGACGTCTCGCGGTGACGTACTTCCGTCCTCCCTGGCGCACTTCTTGGATTCCAAAGCCTTGACGGCACCACCCGGGACAGAGCGCGGTCTGTTTCTCGGTACCTTTGAAGAAGATATGaagatttcaaagaaagaaTGGTCGGATATATTTCTACAGACGTTTCTACATAAACAAGAATACATGCAACAATGTAGGTCAAAAACGTGTTAAGAAATACGGAGCTTTAAATCTAGTGGCACATAATTTCAGGCCATATTGAACACAGATTAAGTGGTGACAGCTTGTTCTACATACTGTCATGTAGACCTATCATccctatttatctatctattccACGAAAGATTGGTCGATGAAGCCATACATTGCCTAATAGGGAACTCCAAAGGAATGAGAGGAACCGGAAAATAGCTTACATGATAGCAAATCCGCGGTGATGCTACTTCCAAGAAAATCCAATTTTCAGCCCTGTGAACCGCAAATGTTATTTGCTTTCGGTAAATCCTCCCTGACTGACAGGCACATGGACGCTCGAGTGGTTCGTTTGATAGCATAATTGAATATTAACGTCTCCTGGCGAATACGTGAGGCTACTAGAAATGACCAGACTGTGTCTACTGGCCGGATGGAAGTTGTTTAGGGCTACCTGTGGTGCTACAATAATTTATGAAGATTGGACACTAAGGCATATATCTTTAAGTACTAATTACATGTTTTTTTAGTTAAACAACAAATCAAAGTATATCTAGACTGTATTTatttctcaatttcaagggtAAAGACGAATTTTTGTTAAAATGTTATAGGTTTTTCATTCAATAATTTGAAAGGTGGGTGGTATGGGCAGGAGACGATGGTAAAATGGCTAAAATttgcttggttcaatggcatctgttttgaatATCTTTTTACATGACGACTTTTATCCATCATAGGGGGCGGAATTGGGAAGATTTTTTTGTCTACTAGTATCCAAacagcaaaattccatcaaaggacggaagaACGGACGCTGGCTATAACCCTGTTGTAATaagtgttattgttattgttattgggtgggccaactactcactctttgcagccaggggctgaattgcgaggagcttacaataggtggggctaaaaTCGCAGTTAACCTTTGACCCTTACGTTCGTGTCGCCATACGGCAGGTCCGTCCCGTTCATCTGCAGACTCAGCGACTTGCGCAGACTCCGAGACATTTTTCCCATCGTCCCTTGGTGCTCCCCTCCCGACACGCTTTGCGGCAGGTCTTCCGAAGACGTCTTGGAGAGGGAAAGTCTCCGCAGTCGGGCCAAGCCCTCTATCATGTCTTCGGCTGTCTTAAGACActaaaaagtgaaagtgaaggaAAATAAGAATATTTAAAGACAAGCTTAATCTACAGTTGATATACATTTTCTCTGCTCTTTCTAGCTTGCACGGAATGCGAAAAGTTGGGCAAGCCTTCTATAATATCTTCGGCTGTCGTAACACTGGGAGGTAAAAGAAACTTAAAATATTGAAAAGACGAGGTAAATCTACATACGTACAGTTGACATACATTTGAGCCTATACCAGGTTCCGCGGATAGGTgctctaatagtagaaattgggcaaatactgtcaatagtacgctaggggagtcggccgacCAGAGGACTTATTTCAGAGGATATATTAGTCCACCGATCCGCATAGCCTGTTAGAGCCTTAAGCATTTTATCTGTTCCCTCTAGCTTGCACAGAATGCACAAAGTTGGGCCGAGCTGTCTATCATTTCCTCTGATGTATGAAATAACTGGAAAGCAGCTGGAATTGAGAACATTTGGTAGAAAAGTCAGATCCCTGTTGATAAACAATTTTAAGCCTCCCTCTTGCACGGGATATGCCTACCCAATTAGCTGCAAATGCGTTCCTGCTATTGCAAAGATGGTTGAAGATATTTTGACGAGGAAAGAGGCTGAAGTTTAGCAACACGGTCTATCAAGTTGATATTTTCTCAGTCTCAAAAACTGagaaagaaaattcgaaaaggGTGTTGATAGGCTTGAATTAGGACTTTTTGATGATTGAATTGTTAATGACAATGGATATGGAAAACTTGGATATGGAATAATTTCTTCTGGTTTTGAATAGTTAGCCCACCGATTGATTGCTCATTTTGCAATTGTGTtgtgtcttttttcttcttctgtgccTTGGTGAAAAACAGTGTTCCGTGCTAGTAACTCAGAGAGACAGCTTGtgcaaaaaaggaaagaaacagtTTGTTAACATAACTCATAACCGAAATTCAAATTTTACACAATTCTACTGTGCTTCGGAGTATAGACCCTGGATACAGCGTGTCCCTGCACTAGAAAGACACAATGTTATGTACTAGTAACTAAGAGAGACAGCCTGTAACggcaaaaaatgataaaacagttTGTCAACATAACTCATAAACGAAATTCAAATTTTACACAATTCTACTGTGCTTCGGAGTATAGACCCTGGATACAGCGTGTCCCTACACTATAAAGACACAATGTTATGTACTAGTAACTCAGAGAGAAAGCCTGTCCAAAAAATGATGTACAGCAGTTTGTGTTTATAGCTCATAAGCGGAGTTCAAATTTTCTATAATTCAACTGTGCTTCTGAGTATAGACCTTGGATACAGTGTGTCCTTATACTGTAAaggcatttaagttcgcggggatttgatttcgctaccggtagcgggtaaaagggC
It contains:
- the LOC118407871 gene encoding uncharacterized protein LOC118407871 — encoded protein: MIEGLARLRRLSLSKTSSEDLPQSVSGGEHQGTMGKMSRSLRKSLSLQMNGTDLPYGDTNVPRNRPRSVPGGAVKALESKKCAREDGSTSPRDVISGSTSSTPSWKLESSQHGSCPDLTISCGGGGKGKSPPVVMRNTHRKLTASMSTDGSGRNTAEEAKRMTSDFTQAQAHSASSLLSPKLQKKSKPPSPLRLMAHKMAHARKSTSSAEPDPPKVAHRTRRSPTFETRKIHNEGQMMSKTGSCPNLIFVRSCEPSFPGNDGNGSDVDEPESCDSSPNQLSPPSHLVNGLVSPLAMARINDRFVFNVGAKSNAGNQVAPQRGHRKLGLSISTDGSGRFKQVEKYRLGKESLAPSSLSRSTGNLDKRPPSPKSSAVSEDVDDVPMSPTSPFRDVNITEVQDHLYIGDLEAGYNEQQLCRYSIDCILDLSNLTSKEVLAQQIKRCPCTCPMASKHARAKLNVHIEDKDDVDIEPYLEEINTFIESARKKGKRVLVHSVHGKSRAAAVVIQYLMTHQGMTLRDAFLMLRKCRPIEMARGLCTTLEKLEVRLFGLEKPTVSLLNEHGRIQAWA